The sequence GGTAATATCCTCATTCATTTTTTACAGTGACAACTACAATTAAAGGTGATTACAATGTCCCCAATTGGAACTCATACTCCATAGCTAGTTATGCACACTATTATTAATTGAACAGTTAAAGCCACATctggaaacaatctcatttaataaccTTTCAACAATGAAGGGAATTATCACCACACGCTAAAAAAGAGCATTTTAGGGAACGTCTTTTCATAAAAAATTCTTCGCCAATAAAATACCCTTAACGAAATTCGTTGGTTCACTATTAATGATGGAAACCTACAACACCTATATTATATtcgaatcttcagtattttgagaAATAGAACAACAGCGAGAACATTTAGAAACAATAAAACCTTGTAAAGTGTGTCCCTCCTTACCCAGAAAATCCTTCATTGTTCGCTGGATCACAAGTTAGAATACAAAACTCAACTTCTTCCTTTCTCTATGTCTGGGACAGAAATGAATCTTCTTCTACTGTCTACACTGTCAGGGACATCCCTAGACGGTCCCTAAAAGTTCCCAGACCATAATTATTTTCTCCAGGTAGCCTCCAACAAAAACTGAGTCTGTAGCCTactaaatactgtactatgtaTTCCTGTATCTTCTGTGATTATgatatattctgtatttacttttaattatggtATTTGTGAAATCATAAACAGTAAATTCAGTTTTTTAATGATGAACTCGTGTTCTGATTTAATTTTGTGCTCTgaaaggtatattaatcaaattacaaTTGTAATGCATTTCTTACCacaggaaaacaataaaacgtaattaagtcattataaatcttattgaagacaattattcatgagtatttacAGTAGAGTGTTTTACAATTATCAGACGTATGGGAATTCTCCCACTTCATATCCCTAAAAAAACTCTAAAAATTCACAGATTTGGGGAAAAATTCTACAAAAATTGTCCTCCTGGTTAAAGAATTGCTtcaaccaatcagagacctccaccatagtcTGAGTTCTATGGCCTTTTCTTCAGCTAAAACTATACTATTTTTCTTAGGATGAATATTAAAACATTCTTCCAATagattaattcaattataataggAGTTCGGAAGATATTCGATTGAAGAtaatcacatatagggaacgggaaaatttcgatgctgagaaTTCTATTGAAGTTAGTGTAGCGAAATGTCTTGTGAGAACGTACAAtttgaacatatggtagatagagaatgtgttgggtgctataccaaataatataatgacaattttgtaAAAATGTATGATATCAAGTGTcctataaagaaaaaacaaatagtgGCACACGAAAatattagatggtataatagtgagctattaaaggcaaaaagacacagacgtaagatggaaggtagatggaaaagagccaaatccttataagccagaaatctatataataaggccagaaattaaTATaatatcctgttagaaaaaacaaaaagaaaattctacaacgacgaaagtaaaaaaaaaccaataacatgaggaagtttcacaaaaacctagatgatttgatgggattaaagaaaaaatatgtcttgcctgataatgtctgtgcagagaaatttgctatattcttcaatgaaaaaattgataaaatttatagaggtttcccccaaaatcagttagaaggacagtcagttatgccagtgaaggagggtaagaagttaataaaatttaaggaaataaatatatgtgacttgttaaaggttatgagagagatgaagaatacatattgcgGAAACGACCCTTTCTCaaatagttcaataagtgaagctccaaacaagcaagttgtatataatatttacctaaatataaatgtaatctagttttcctagctgtgaaaaaactgcgttgatcaaactaATATAcgaaggaaaaggtgatgtaaacgagctaaattcatataggcccatttcaaatgtatcctacatgtcgaagcttgttaaaaaaaatcacaagtgagcaattatgggcgcatattgatgagttagaggtatacctggaaaatcaatcggcctacagagctaatcactctacagaaactaccttatgctcaataatgaatgatatgataggtcttcttgatgagggaaagtatggaattttaattatgttagatcttagtgctgctttcgatactgttgtgcacgagtactgaCTCAAAGTCCATtagagtgactgaggaagcactggaatttttgcaaagctacttaacgaacaggaagactactgtagaagtttctggaaaccaatctagtgagagaattcttatgaaaggtgtaccacagggtagtgttctgggccctatcttgttcaacatatatactatcgagctatcacatatcttgaaaaaacaaaaagtgggctttaaactatatacagatgatactcagttctacctttcaatttcaacaacacaagatacagagaagaaaattgatgagataatgactgaaataaaaacatggatgcagaggaaaaagcttaaattaaatgatgataaaacagaatgtatgtttttggcgcaaaggtggctttgaagaattaccagttatttcaaactataaaaattggtgacgctgatgtaagaattgtgcctgttgtgaaaaatttgtgtgtactgatagattgtaatttgtcaatgagggaccaaatagtgaacacggtgaaagtgtgtaactatcacctgagaaacatagcatttattagaaaatatttaacagagggcagtacaaaaattttagtgatgagtcatgtaatatcaaggcttgactattgcaattctctgtactacaaattgcccaatacactactaagaaagcttcaaaatgtgcaaagccgggcggctagactgataaaaggtattaaatttcgggagagaataactcctgcactgatcgatctacattggttacctgttaaggctaggattgaatttaaaatttgcttgttgactcacagaGCACTTACaattgataagcctaaatatcttcaggATTGCTTGGTTCCCTactctcaagctactagcgctgctgtaagagttagacatgctgatgacccacatagactattcgaaattagtgtgaatcatgcaacaGGAGGAAGAACTGTTTGTTATGCTGCCCCGAGACTCTTCAACGatcttccacttgatgtcaagaatagcaaaaacgtggcagctttcaagaaaaacctgaagacttatctctttgaaaagtgttataatagtgatccgaaaattattaagcctgaatacagatgctagcgaataactgaaaagatacagagtaaaaatataaactggaaaaaaaattattttcacacatcaaggcccgcctgaacagactcttagtgtttgatggagggcgagaaataaacccctaaaactaAGTAATGAATGTCATATCAAAGGAAAACTAAGTCATTTTAAATCTCATTGAAGACTGAATTACTAATGAGTATTTAGTTAGTGCTTTAAAACTTCCAGACGTAAGGAAATTCCCACATTCCCAACCTCTAAAAATCCCTCCCAAAAATTGTCCCTCTGGTTAAAGAATTGTTTCAatcaatcagagacctccaccatagtcTGCGTTCTATGGCCTTTTCATCAGCTAAAGTTATTGTATTTTGCTCAGGATATATTTAGACATAATTCCAAtagattatttgaattataatatgAGTTCAGaagatatttgtatgaatatattttaacattCAAGGTATATATACAAGGAAAATGTATAGAAATGTTAACCCTAGATCAACGGCCTTACGGAAAAGAAAACGGTATAACTTTTGATTTAAAGAAAACCTAATTTAAGGGTGACTATAATATATTTAACCACCacgatttttttcctgttttttcgtTATAAAGCACTTAGAAAATTTATGAGTTAATGACTTTaggaatattatcttccataacCTATATAGCTGTGTGATATAAAAGGAGTAAGATTTACTTAATAATACTAAAACTATCACCGTAAACGGATAGTATCtagtatcttaaaatctaggatttaGGATATAGTTTGACTATAGACTCCGTATGAACCAGTATCAGCCTATGCTTGTTTAACAATGTTTAGAAAATATCTATATTAGTTTCAAATGAAGTAAATGTTATGTAATTACCCTTCTAATAATTAAACAatgtaactatattattattattattattattattattattattatcattattattattattattattattattattattattattattattattattattattattattacatgctaagctacagccctagctggcagagcaatatactataagcccaagggctccaagaggttaaataacccagtgagaaaggaaataagtaagcaagtagagaatagtgtgcacgagtgtacattcaaacaagataactctaactcaagacaatggaagacgacCAGGGTgcaaaggctgtggcactacccaagactaaggaacaatggtgCGATTTTgaatgctcttctcctagaagagttgcttaacaCAGATGAGGCCAATATAATAAATGTCATTCATATATAGAGTGACGTATTGCTATAATTGTGAATACTGTAtagcatttaaagttttaaaggccgcttatgaaaggCAGGGGCAAAGGATAGTAACATTGCCCcttcaagcaggaaaatgccctatagattgaccatatatatacataattatgagcAGTgcttaagcccctctccacccaagctaggaccaaggagagccaggcagtggttgctgatgactcagcagttagacctataggctcccccaaaccccccatccttatctcacaaggatggtgaggttgcagcgaccaaataaaactacgagtttgagctagactcaaacacagtctgacgttcacctgtcagggactgttacgatcccgtaatagtttgtaagaaataattctttccaaaactactgtttTGGGTTATTTCATATTCTTCAGATACCATAGTTCCCTAATCATATGTCAATATTACTGTTACAGCAGGTGACGTTGGAGGCGTGAGGTGTACTTCAGGCGGGACACGGAACTCTGCAGTAGACGAGAGTGGACGTTTGAATAGCTGTGCGTTGCGAGTGTGATTATGGCTATACTTCAGTGATCGTTCTGGGTATCGTGCATCGTTGGCTACGAAGGTAGCGAGTTTATTTAGAAAGCGCGCTTTGTGGAAGCTGAATGCTTCAATGGACTTGCACGGTATAGGTTCCCAGACGATATAGTTGATGAGGATTTGCCTCAATGAGCAAGTTAGCCCTGTTGACTGTTGGTAGCAACGATGTGTTATGTCCCTCTTGCAGATGTTCCCGTGGGGTGTCCCCCTGGTcatttggatcagtattattaattacataatacttgcctcacctccgttttaagaaactgtaacttaccgaatttcattaactattgtaactttcaattggattgtttgtaacttttttcattactaactttatacgtttatgggttcttcttttgttaataattatttaaaatgttttgttatgttttattattccactctaATGTTTCTGCTGAAGATCTTTATTATTAAAGCTTgagctatatatgtataaagtgatacaaggacaataaattaaatatgttatgtgcCGGAATCTGGCGGCAGTAAACTTTGAGGTATTTAAGAATTGGTCCGTAACATATTTTTGGCATCCTCAGCGGGATCTTCAGCAGTGTCATTGAGTTGGAttgtataattaatgataaaaacatgGAAATTGAAACTACTGACGATGCCGCTCGTTTTCTTAGTAGAGACAATTGGCGTAGTAAATTATTTACTATTAAAAAGTCGGAACTGCTGGTTGTGTCGGATTATTTAGAGTTGGATTTTACGCTTAGTAGTACTAATGATGACATAAGGAAAGGTATTATAGCGCATCTTGTTCCGGATGGAGTGGACGTTGACTTCAAGCTTttggaagaagaaatcgacgaagacTGTGAGGTAGTGAAGCTTCGACTGAAACTTGATTTGAAAAAACTCGAGTTTGAAGATGAACAGAACCGGCGTGAACATGAACTTAGTATGAAGCAGTTAGAAAATGAACAGCAGAAACGTGATCATGAGTTGGAGTTGGCCAGGCTGACGGGTTCCCAATCTCCCATTTCTGGTAATGAAGATTCCCGTATGTTGAAGTACGTACCAAAGTTTGACGAGAGTGACGTCGTAGAATTTTTCATAGCTTTTGAGAAGGTAGCGGCAAATTTCAATTGGAGTGAGGATAAGTGGGCATTCATGGCTCAGACTGCTTTCTCCGGGAAGGCCCTAAAGGCTTGGGCTTCTCTGTCGTTAGAAGATAGTAAAGATTATGCTAAAGTGAAAGAAGCCGTTTTAAGGATTTATGAGATGGTTCCTGAAGCCTACAGAGTAAAGTTTCGTGACAGTCGAAAATCCTCCAATCAAACTTTCGTGGAGTTTGCTCGTGAAATggagaaacattttgaaaattgGTTGAGATCCAGCGATGTCAATTGTGAGTATGCTAAATTGTGTCAGTTAATGTTATTGGAAAATTTTAAGCACAATTTGCCTAAAGACCTTTGCATTTTcttagatgaaaagaaaattgacaatTTAGCGAGTGCTGCTCGGTTAGCTGATGGGTATGTGATAACTCATAATAGTTATTCTAAGCCTGCTGCTAAAGGTAAATATAATACTTGTGAAACTGTTAAATTGCCTACAGGGGTTAACGTAACTGCTAATGATGGTAATCAATTTAAGAGTAGTCCTGCTTCTCCCCAAAAGCATTTTAAATCTAAGTACCAGGGCAGGGTAACTTGCTTTTGTTGTGGTAAAAATGGGCATATAGCTACTAAGTGTCCTAAAAGGGATTCTGCCATGCTCGTTAATAATAAACAGGAAGTGGATGACGACTTTAAGTGGTTTAAATCTCAAGGTAAAATCAGCACACTTGAAAGTTGGCAAGAGTGTCATAATGTCAATGTACTTAGAGATACAGGGTCTTCTCAATCTTTAATTCTACGGAAAGCCATTCCAGTGGGCAGTAATTGGTTGAATGAGCATAAACTTATTAAAGGTGTTGGAAACGAGTGGATATCTTGCCCGGTAGTTGAACTGTATTTTTTTTCAGACATTGTTGCCAGGGAGGCTAAGTTTGCGGTTGTTGATACTCTCCCCATACCTGAGGTTGATGTTGTTTTGGCAAATGATCTTGCTCAAGGTAAAGTAAGTTGTAATCCGACAGTTTTTGCCAATCCACAGGTGTTAGTACCTAAACCTGAAACTGTGCTTGTGACAACTAGGTCAGGCAAAAGTACCGATTTTGAAGTTGAGCATCCTGATTTGGAGAGTTTATTTAATGCAGATTCATTAGATCACGTAAGTAACAATAAATCTATTTGCTCTGAAAAAGTAATGAATTGGAATAGAAATGACCTAGTAAGGGTTCAAAATGAAGACATtgagattaaaaatattaaaattaagttgaAAGAGGGTAAAGGAGTAGATTATGAAGTGGATAATGAAGTTCTCTATAAAGTAATTGTTCCTATTCGGAAACGAGAGGGAAATCTGTTGAAGCATAGGGTAATTGTTGTACCTTCTAAATTCAGAAATGGTATATTAAAAAAAGCTCATGATGATTTGTTTGCTGGTCACTTGGGTATTACTAAAACCTTTGATAGGGTTAGGAAAAATTTCTATTGGAAAGGTCTGAAAAGAGATGTCAAGAAATATTGTAAGACGTGTCACCAGTGCCAAATTTCTGGTAAGCCTAATATGGTAATTCCTAAGGCTCCCCTTTCTCCCATTCCTTCTTTAGGAGAACCCTTCGAGCATGTAGTCATTGATGTTGTGGGTCCCTTACCTCGTTCGAAAGTAGGGTCTGAGTACATATTAACTATCATAGACAGGTTAACCAGATATCCCGAGGCTATCCCTCTTAAGTCCCAGAAAGCTAGGGTCATTGCCAAACATTTGATCAATTATTTTTCTAGGTTTGGTCTTCCTAAAACCATCCAGTCTGATCGTGGAACTAATTTTTTATCTAAACTATTGCTGCAGCAGTTTAAGAATTTTGGAATTGAACATAAACCTTCTACTCCATACCATCCGCAGTCACAGGGAATTGTAGAAAGATTCCACCAAACTTTGAAGGCAATGATTCGGAAGATGTGCAATGAAAAGGTTGGTTTGTGGGAAGAATATCTTCCTTATTTGTTGTTTGCAGTGCGGTCTATACCAAATGAGACAACAAATTTTGCTCCATTCAACTTGGTGTTTGCGCATAAAGTAAGAGGTCCATTAGACTTGTTAAGGGAAGTTTGGGAAGGTAATGGGCCGAGCGAAGTGAATATTGCTGATTTAATTAATGATGGTAAGGGCAAGCTTTACGAAATGTGGGAAATAGCAAAGAGTAATTTACTGAAGAGTCAAAGCAAGATGAAGTCTTTGTATGATTTAAAATCTGAAGAAAGGGTCTTTGTTCCTGGCGATAAAGTAATCGTTTTGTCACAGGGTGTAAGAGGTTCGTTACAGAATAAGTTTTTGGGACCCTTTGAAGTTCTAAGCAAAGTGAATGATTTGAATTACATTATTAAGCTTCCTGATCGTAATTTGCAATGTCATATTAACATGTTAAAAAAGTACTTTGAGCGAGAGAAAACAGTGGTTTTGTCTATTTCAGAGGAGGTTAATTCGAAATGTGTAACTTCGGAGAAAGAATTTGCTTGGCCGGgtaataattctgttttgttacctaATGTGTGTAGAAGTCCTATCCTGAGTACTAACCAAATTAATGGATTACTGAAAGTGTTAATGAAGTTTCCCGAGACTGTCAGAGATACACCAGGTAGGACCACTTTAGTACAGCACGATGTTGAATTAGAGAGTGAAACGCCAATTAAGGAAGCCCCTTATCGCTTAAATCCTGTTAAGAAagaatttgttgaaaaggaaaTAGACTATTTGCTAACTAATAATTTAATTACACCCAGCAGCAGTTCGTGGAGCTCACCAATTGTAGTTGTTGCAAAGGAGAATGGACAAAGTCGATTATGCATTGATTATCGCAAGGTCAACAAAGCAACAAAGGCAGATTCTTTTCCTATTCCGCGTGTTGACGATTGCATTGATAAGGTAGGAAATTCAAAGTTCATTACGAAAATTGATCTCCTAAAAGGATATTACCAGGTCCCATTGACTAATCGAGCAAAAGAGGTATCAGTATTTGTGACAGCTGATGGTTTGTATCAATTCGAAGTGATGCCCTTTGGCATGCGGAACGCCGCTGCCACTTTTCAACGATTAATGGCCATGGTTACTCGGGGAATAAAAAATTgtgttgtttatattgatgatatcatcgtttATTCTAATGACTTTGAAACCCATCTGGTGATTTTGGAGGAATTGTTAACTGCTCTGTCCAATGCTGGTTTGGTGATTAATCTCAGCAAGTCTGTCTTTTGTGAAGCTACTGTAACCTTTTTGGGTCATGTAGTTGGGAAAGGTGAAGTACTTCCTAAAGATGTTAATGTTGCAAAGATTAAAGAATTCCCTGTACCTTCATCAAAGAGAGAATTGCAGAGATTCTTAGGAATGGCTGGTTACTACAGCCGTTTCGTTGCTAATTATTCAGATGTTGTTGCACCTTTAACCAACTTGTTGAGAAAGCATTCCAAATTTGTGTGGGATGACAAATGTAAAGAGTCATTTGAAATAGTTAAATGTGTATTGACTTCTAGTCCCGTTCTCAGGGCACCAAACTTTGAACTTCCTTTTAGCCTTGCGGTAGATGCCTCGGATCAAGGGGTAGGTGCTGTTCTGCTGCAGGTGTGTGAGGATGGAATAAGTCATCcgatttcatatttttcaaaaaaattgaATAAGCATCAGGTTAAGTATTCAGTGATAGAAAAAGAGGCTCTTGCTCTTATATTAGCTCTTCTGCATTTTGAAGCATATATTAGTGCTCAGAGTGGTAAAGTTATAGtatatacagatcacaatccactgaAATATATCCAgcagttcaataataaaaatcgTAGACTTACCCGCTGGGCAATGTTTTTGCAGGATTATAATTTGGAAGTTATTCACATTCCTGGCAAAGATAACAATATACCAGATGCCCTGTCTAGAATGTAATCATGTTATCTCGCATGTTTGCTTTGTATATGTAATTAATCTGCTCGCTTTTCTATTGAGAATTTTGTAAGGTGTCCTATGTTTTGTTTAGTCTGTAGATTGTATACTTTGCATGACTATTGTAAAGGAATTATTGTGTGCAACTTTGTTTTTCTTTGTGGAGATAAGGTTTGGAAAGAAATCTGCAGGTTATATTGCTACTAAGATTATTTTGCTTGCTAGCATTCACTTTAATAAAATCTGTGATTTTTTGTTAAGGGTGGGGGTGTTACGATCCcgtaatagtttgtaagaaataattctttccaaaactactgtttTGGGTTATTTCATATTCTTCAGATACCATAGTTCCCTAATCATATGTCAATATTACTGTTACAGCAGGTGACGTTGGAGGCGTGAGGTGTACTTCAGGCGGGACACGGAACTCTGCAGTAGACGAGAGTGGACGTTTGAATAGCTGTGCGTTGCGAGTGTGATTATGGCTATACTTCAGTGATCGTTCTGGGTATCGTGCATCGTTGGCTACGAAGGTAGCGAGTTTATTTAGAAAGCGCGCTTTGTGGAAGCTGAATGCTTCAATGGACTTGCACGGTATAGGTTCCCAGACGATATAGTTGATGAGGATTTGCCTCAATGAGCAAGTTAGCCCTGTTGACTGTTGGTAGCAACGATGTGTTATGTCCCTCTTGCAGATGTTCCCGTGGGGTGTCCCCCTGGTcatttggatcagtattattaattacataatacttgcctcacctccgttttaagaaactgtaacttaccgaatttcattaactattgtaactttcaattggattgtttgtaacttttttcattactaactttatacgtttatgggttcttcttttgttaataattatttaaaatgttttgttatgttttattattccactctaATGTTTCTGCTGAAGATCTTTATTATTAAAGCTTgagctatatatgtataaagtgatacaaggacaataaattaaatatgttatgtgcCGGAATCTGGCGGCAGTAAACTTTGAGGTATTTAAGAATTGGTCCgtaacagggacgttaccacatcggccatgatAATGATGAAAGCTGGGAAACATTAGAATCATTCATTTTAATTTTGGACAGGGACACTGCATACTGAAAGAGGTCAGACTtgcttctgcatttgttcacctgacaaagcaacagtacaggtgaatctttgtccagGAATAATGTATAATAGaagaagtgtgacttcttccctcttctaaatccatcttgcagattattccctttagatctgggaaGCCGGAATTCACCTAACATTGATtggctgtcttttaatggctcttaatccagatggctgtcacacctAAGCAAAGGaacttctgcttctctatgatggtacaaaattatttttcttcaagggacacagcatactagaagacgtcagacttgtttcttcagcatttgttcacctgacaaagaaacagtacaagtgaatctttgtcaaggaataatgcctactagaacaagtgtgacttcttccctcttctgaatccatcttgcagattattcctttTAGATCTTGGAAGCCGGAAtacacttggcattgattgcctgtttttgaatgggtcttaatccagatggcatcCACACCCAAGCAAACGCATCtctgctccactattccagtacaaaggtttcttatccaggggacacagcatactagaagaggtcagacatgtttattctgcatttgttcacctgacaaagaaaaagtacaagtgaatctttgtcagggAATAATGCAAacgagaacaagtgtgacttcttccctctgctgattgcttcttgtagattattccctttaggtctggaaagccgtaatcctcttggcattgatttcctgtctcttaatgggtcataatccagatggctgtcacacccaagcagaggcacttctgttccactattttaTCTTGAAGATTAttctctttagatctggaaagctggaatcacgtagcattgattgcctgtcttttaatggctcttaatccagatggctgccccacccaaacataggcacttctgtactactattccagtacaaaggtttcttctccaagggacacagcatactagaagaggtcagacctgttttttttctgcatttgttcacctgacaaagaaacagtgcaggtgaatctttgtcaagaaataatgcataccagaacaagtgggacttcttccttTTTCTGAATCcattttgcagattattccatttagatctggaaagccggaatcctcttggcattgattgcctgtcttttaatggccCTTAATCCAAGGGGCTGACACACCCAAACATAGGCACTTCTGTactactattccagtacaaaggtttcttctccaagggacacagcatactagaagaggtcagacctgttttttctgcatttgttcacctgacaaagaaacagtacaggtgaatctttatcaaggaataatgcatactagaacaagtgtgacttcttccctctgctgattgcttcttgtacattattccctttaggtgtggaaaggcgtaatcctcttggcattgattccctgtctcttaatgggtcttagtccagatggctgtcacacccaaacaaatccactttttttccactattccaatacaaatggctcttctccaagggacacagcatactagaagaggtcagacctgttttttctgcatttgttcacctgacaaagaaacagtacaggtgaatctttgtcaagaaataatgcataccagaac comes from Palaemon carinicauda isolate YSFRI2023 chromosome 3, ASM3689809v2, whole genome shotgun sequence and encodes:
- the LOC137631018 gene encoding uncharacterized protein, translating into MEIETTDDAARFLSRDNWRSKLFTIKKSELLVVSDYLELDFTLSSTNDDIRKGIIAHLVPDGVDVDFKLLEEEIDEDCEVVKLRLKLDLKKLEFEDEQNRREHELSMKQLENEQQKRDHELELARLTGSQSPISGNEDSRMLKYVPKFDESDVVEFFIAFEKVAANFNWSEDKWAFMAQTAFSGKALKAWASLSLEDSKDYAKVKEAVLRIYEMVPEAYRVKFRDSRKSSNQTFVEFAREMEKHFENWLRSSDVNYIVAREAKFAVVDTLPIPEVDVVLANDLAQGKVSCNPTVFANPQVLVPKPETVLVTTRSGKSTDFEVEHPDLESLFNADSLDHVSNNKSICSEKVMNWNRNDLVRVQNEDIEIKNIKIKLKEGKGVDYEVDNEVLYKVIVPIRKREGNLLKHRVIVVPSKFRNGILKKAHDDLFAGHLGITKTFDRVRKNFYWKGLKRDVKKYCKTCHQCQISGKPNMVIPKAPLSPIPSLGEPFEHVVIDVVGPLPRSKVGSEYILTIIDRLTRYPEAIPLKSQKARVIAKHLINYFSRFGLPKTIQSDRGTNFLSKLLLQQFKNFGIEHKPSTPYHPQSQGIVERFHQTLKAMIRKMCNEKVGLWEEYLPYLLFAVRSIPNETTNFAPFNLVFAHKVRGPLDLLREVWEGNGPSEVNIADLINDGKGKLYEMWEIAKSNLLKSQSKMKSLYDLKSEERVFVPGDKVIVLSQGVRGSLQNKFLGPFEVLSKVNDLNYIIKLPDRNLQCHINMLKKYFEREKTVVLSISEEVNSKCVTSEKEFAWPGNNSVLLPNVCRSPILSTNQINGLLKVLMKFPETVRDTPGRTTLVQHDVELESETPIKEAPYRLNPVKKEFVEKEIDYLLTNNLITPSSSSWSSPIVVVAKENGQSRLCIDYRKVNKATKADSFPIPRVDDCIDKVGNSKFITKIDLLKGYYQVPLTNRAKEVSVFVTADGLYQFEVMPFGMRNAAATFQRLMAMVTRGIKNCVVYIDDIIVYSNDFETHLVILEELLTALSNAGLVINLSKSVFCEATVTFLGHVVGKGEVLPKDVNVAKIKEFPVPSSKRELQRFLGMAGYYSRFVANYSDVVAPLTNLLRKHSKFVWDDKCKESFEIVKCVLTSSPVLRAPNFELPFSLAVDASDQGVGAVLLQVCEDGISHPISYFSKKLNKHQVKYSVIEKEALALILALLHFEAYISAQSGKVIVYTDHNPLKYIQQFNNKNRRLTRWAMFLQDYNLEVIHIPGKDNNIPDALSRM